The segment GCACCCGGGCTGGAGCCGCCCCGGGGCCGTGACCTTGGCGCGGAGGGCAGACTGGTAATTCTTGCGTCTGAGAGTGGAGCAAGTGTGCGGTGACATGGCCCAGGGGAATGATTATGGGCAGACCAGCAACGGGGTGGCAGATGAATCACCGAACATGCTGGTGTACAGAAAGATGGAACATGTCATAGCACGCATGCAAGATGAAAAAAATGGGATTCCTATTAGAACTGTCAAAAGCTTTCTTTCCAAGGTACCGAGCGTCTTCTCTGGGTCAGACATTGTTCAGTGGTTAATAAAGAACTTAACTATAGAAGACCCAGTGGAGGCGCTCCACTTGGGAACATTGATGGCTGCGCATGGCTACTTCTTTCCAATCTCAGATCACGTCCTCACACTGAAGGATGATGGCACCTTTTACCGGTTTCAAACATCCTATTTTTGGCCATCAAATTGTTGGGAGCCGGAAAACACAGACTATACGGTTTACCTGTGTAAGACAACAATGCAAAACAAGGCGAGGTTGGAGCTGGCAGACTACGAAGCTGAGAGCCTGGCCAGGCTGCAGAGAGCCTTTGCCCGGAAGTGGGAGTTCATTTTCATGCAAGCAGAAGCACAGGCTAAAGTGGACAAGAAGAGGGATAAGATCGAAAGGAAGATCCTTGACAGCCAAGAGAGGGCGTTCTGGGACGTTCACAGGCCTGTGCCTGGATGTGTAAATACCACTGAAGTGGACATTAAGAAGTCATCCAGAATGAGAAACCCACACAAAACATGGAAGTCGGTCTATGGTTTACAAAATGGTATTAGAAGTCACAGCCCCACCCACACATCCACACCAGAAACTAAACCTCCAACAGAAGATGAGTTACAACAACAgataaaatattggcaaatacAGTTAGATAGACGTAGATTAAAAATGTCGAAAGTTGCTGACAGTCTGCTGAGTTACACGGAACAGTATTTAGAATATGACCCATTTCTTATGCCACCTGACCCTTCTAATACATGGCTGTCTGATGATACTGCTTTCTGGGAACTCGAAGCAAGCAAAGAACCA is part of the Manis pentadactyla isolate mManPen7 chromosome 1, mManPen7.hap1, whole genome shotgun sequence genome and harbors:
- the LOC118908394 gene encoding regulator of G-protein signaling 7-like is translated as MAQGNDYGQTSNGVADESPNMLVYRKMEHVIARMQDEKNGIPIRTVKSFLSKVPSVFSGSDIVQWLIKNLTIEDPVEALHLGTLMAAHGYFFPISDHVLTLKDDGTFYRFQTSYFWPSNCWEPENTDYTVYLCKTTMQNKARLELADYEAESLARLQRAFARKWEFIFMQAEAQAKVDKKRDKIERKILDSQERAFWDVHRPVPGCVNTTEVDIKKSSRMRNPHKTWKSVYGLQNGIRSHSPTHTSTPETKPPTEDELQQQIKYWQIQLDRRRLKMSKVADSLLSYTEQYLEYDPFLMPPDPSNTWLSDDTAFWELEASKEPSQQRVKRWSFGMDEALKDPAGREQFLKFLESEFSSENLRFWLAMEDLKKRPIREVPS